One window of Klebsiella quasivariicola genomic DNA carries:
- the ygfZ gene encoding tRNA-modifying protein YgfZ — MAFTPFPPRQPSSSARLPLTLMTLDDWALATISGPDSEKYLQGQITADVSHLTDAQHLLAAHCDAKGKMWSNLRVFRRDGGFAWIERRSLRDAQLTELKKYAVFSKVTIAANDDLVLLGVAGFQARAALAPLFSALPDAATPVVSEGATSLLWFEHPGERFLLVTDVDTANRVTDALRGEAQLNNSQQWLALNIEAGLPVIDSTNSGQFIPQATNLQALGGISFKKGCYTGQEMVARAKFRGANKRALWTLSGTASRVPEAGEDLELKMGDNWRRTGTVLAAVQLDDGQLLVQVVMNNDMEPDSLFRVRDDAGSLRIEPLPYSLEEN; from the coding sequence ATGGCTTTTACACCTTTTCCTCCGCGTCAGCCTTCCTCTTCCGCTCGTCTGCCGTTAACGCTGATGACCCTGGATGACTGGGCGCTGGCGACCATCAGCGGACCAGATAGCGAAAAGTATCTGCAAGGCCAGATTACCGCTGATGTGAGTCACCTCACCGATGCTCAGCATCTGCTTGCCGCGCACTGTGACGCCAAAGGCAAGATGTGGAGCAATCTGCGCGTATTTCGTCGCGACGGCGGCTTTGCATGGATTGAGCGCCGCAGCCTGCGCGACGCGCAGCTGACCGAGCTGAAAAAATATGCCGTCTTCTCCAAAGTCACTATCGCCGCCAACGACGATCTGGTTCTGCTGGGGGTTGCCGGCTTTCAGGCGCGCGCTGCGCTGGCGCCGCTGTTTTCCGCCCTGCCCGATGCCGCCACACCGGTGGTTAGCGAAGGCGCCACCAGCCTGCTGTGGTTTGAACATCCGGGCGAACGCTTCCTGCTGGTGACCGATGTCGACACCGCCAACCGCGTCACCGACGCGCTGCGCGGCGAAGCGCAGCTCAATAACAGCCAGCAGTGGCTGGCGCTGAATATTGAAGCCGGTCTGCCGGTTATCGACAGCACCAACAGCGGGCAGTTCATACCCCAGGCCACCAACCTGCAGGCGCTGGGCGGCATCAGCTTCAAGAAAGGCTGCTACACCGGCCAGGAAATGGTGGCGCGGGCGAAATTCCGCGGCGCCAATAAGCGTGCGCTGTGGACGCTGTCAGGGACCGCCAGCCGGGTGCCGGAAGCCGGGGAAGATCTGGAGCTGAAAATGGGCGATAACTGGCGCCGCACCGGTACGGTGCTTGCGGCGGTTCAGCTCGATGATGGCCAGTTGCTGGTGCAGGTGGTGATGAATAACGATATGGAGCCGGATAGCCTGTTCCGCGTGCGCGACGATGCCGGCAGCCTGCGCATTGAACCGCTGCCGTATTCGCTGGAAGAAAATTAA
- the sdhE gene encoding FAD assembly factor SdhE — protein MDINNKARIHWACRRGMRELDISIMPFFEYEYDTLSDADKQLFIRLLENDDPDLFNWLMNHGKPADAELQRMVTLIQTRNRERGPVAI, from the coding sequence ATGGACATTAACAATAAAGCACGTATCCACTGGGCATGCCGCCGTGGGATGCGTGAACTCGATATCTCCATCATGCCGTTCTTTGAGTATGAGTACGATACCCTCAGCGATGCTGACAAACAGCTGTTCATTCGTCTGCTGGAAAATGACGACCCGGATCTGTTCAACTGGCTGATGAACCACGGCAAACCGGCCGATGCGGAGCTGCAGCGGATGGTAACCTTAATTCAGACACGGAATCGGGAACGTGGTCCTGTGGCAATCTGA
- a CDS encoding protein YgfX: protein MVLWQSDLRISWRAQWFSLLLHGVVAALVLLVPWPLSYTPIWLLLLSLVVFDCVRSQRRIHARRGEIKLLTDSRLRWQNAEWEILGTPWVINSGMLLRLRHVDTRRGQHLWLAADSMDAGEWRDLRRLVMQKPAQE, encoded by the coding sequence GTGGTCCTGTGGCAATCTGATCTCCGTATCTCCTGGCGCGCACAGTGGTTTTCTCTGCTGCTCCACGGCGTGGTGGCGGCCCTGGTGCTGCTGGTTCCCTGGCCGCTAAGCTACACCCCGATTTGGCTGCTGCTGCTGTCGCTGGTGGTCTTTGATTGCGTGCGTAGCCAGCGGCGGATCCATGCTCGTCGCGGGGAGATAAAACTGCTCACCGACTCCCGTCTTCGCTGGCAAAACGCTGAATGGGAGATCCTCGGCACACCATGGGTTATCAATAGCGGAATGTTACTGCGTTTGCGCCATGTCGATACCCGGCGCGGGCAGCATCTGTGGCTGGCGGCGGACAGCATGGATGCCGGAGAGTGGCGCGACCTGCGCCGGCTGGTGATGCAAAAACCGGCGCAGGAGTAA
- the fldB gene encoding flavodoxin FldB: MNIGLFYGSSTCYTEMAAEKIRDIIGPELVTLHNLKDDSPALMSQYDVLILGIPTWDFGEIQEDWEAVWDQLDTLDLAGKIVALYGMGDQLGYGEWFLDALGMLHDKLATKGVKFVGYWPTEGYEFTSPKPVIADGQLFVGLALDETNQYDLSDKRIQSWCEQILGEMAEHFS; this comes from the coding sequence ATGAATATAGGTCTGTTTTACGGCTCCAGCACCTGCTACACCGAAATGGCCGCGGAGAAAATCCGCGATATCATCGGCCCCGAGCTGGTGACGCTGCACAATCTGAAAGATGATTCCCCCGCGCTAATGAGCCAGTACGATGTCCTGATCCTCGGCATCCCGACCTGGGATTTCGGCGAAATTCAGGAAGACTGGGAGGCGGTCTGGGACCAGCTGGATACCCTCGATCTGGCGGGCAAAATCGTTGCGCTGTACGGCATGGGCGATCAGCTGGGCTATGGCGAATGGTTCCTGGACGCGCTGGGCATGCTGCACGACAAGCTGGCGACCAAAGGCGTGAAGTTTGTCGGCTACTGGCCAACCGAAGGCTACGAGTTCACCAGCCCGAAACCGGTGATCGCCGATGGCCAACTGTTCGTTGGCCTGGCGCTGGATGAAACCAACCAGTACGACCTGAGCGACAAGCGCATCCAGAGCTGGTGCGAGCAGATCCTCGGCGAAATGGCCGAACACTTTTCCTGA
- the xerD gene encoding site-specific tyrosine recombinase XerD: MKQDLARIEQFLDALWLERNLAENTLSAYRRDLTMLVEWLHHRGLSLASVGSDDLQALLAERQSGGYKATSTARLLSAVRRFFQHLYREKIRPDDPSALLASPKLPQRLPKDLSEAQVERLLQAPLVEQPLELRDKAMLEVLYATGLRVSELVGLTMSDISLRQGVLRVIGKGNKERLVPLGEEAVLWVENYLEYGRPWLLNGVASDVLFPSQRAQQMTRQTFWHRIKHYAVLAGIDSEKLSPHVLRHAFATHLLNHGADLRVVQMLLGHSDLSTTQIYTHVATERLRQLHQQHHPRA, translated from the coding sequence GTGAAACAGGATCTGGCACGAATCGAACAGTTTCTCGATGCCCTTTGGCTGGAGCGGAATCTGGCGGAGAATACGCTCAGCGCCTATCGCCGCGATTTGACGATGCTCGTGGAGTGGCTGCATCACCGCGGCCTGTCGCTGGCCAGCGTCGGCAGCGACGATCTGCAGGCGCTGCTGGCCGAGCGGCAGTCCGGTGGCTACAAAGCCACCAGCACGGCGCGCCTGCTGAGCGCCGTGCGTCGTTTCTTCCAGCATCTGTACCGGGAAAAAATTCGCCCGGACGATCCCAGCGCGCTGCTGGCCTCGCCAAAGCTGCCGCAGCGGCTGCCGAAAGATCTCAGCGAGGCGCAGGTTGAGCGCCTGTTGCAGGCGCCGCTGGTGGAGCAGCCGCTGGAGTTGCGCGATAAAGCGATGCTGGAGGTGCTGTATGCCACTGGCCTGCGCGTCTCGGAGCTGGTGGGCCTGACGATGAGTGATATCAGCCTGCGTCAGGGCGTACTACGGGTTATCGGTAAAGGCAACAAAGAGCGGCTGGTGCCGCTGGGGGAGGAGGCGGTACTGTGGGTGGAAAATTACCTTGAGTATGGCCGCCCCTGGCTGCTGAACGGCGTGGCGTCGGATGTCTTATTTCCCAGCCAGCGCGCCCAGCAGATGACGCGCCAGACCTTCTGGCACCGCATTAAACACTACGCCGTACTGGCGGGGATCGACAGTGAAAAGCTCTCCCCGCACGTGTTGCGTCATGCGTTCGCCACGCATTTGCTCAATCATGGCGCCGACCTGCGCGTGGTACAAATGCTGTTAGGACACAGCGATCTCTCCACCACGCAGATCTACACCCACGTGGCGACCGAGCGTCTGCGACAACTTCATCAACAGCACCACCCGCGGGCGTGA
- the dsbC gene encoding bifunctional protein-disulfide isomerase/oxidoreductase DsbC: MKKGLLMFTLLAASLSGAAHADSAAIKQSLAKLGVQSTDIQPSPVSGMSTVLTDSGVLYVTDDGKHVIQGPMYDVSGTQPVNVTNQLLLGKLNALSNEMIVYKAPKEQHVITVFTDITCGYCHKLHEQMSDYNALGITVRYLAFPRQGLQSQAEQDMKAIWCAKDRNKALDDAMSGKGVQPASCSVDIAKHYTLGVQMGVNGTPAMVLSNGMVLPGYQGPKELKAFLDEHKKQTSGN, translated from the coding sequence ATGAAAAAAGGTTTATTGATGTTCACCCTGCTGGCGGCTTCCCTTTCGGGGGCGGCGCATGCCGATAGCGCGGCAATCAAACAGTCGCTGGCGAAGCTGGGTGTGCAGAGCACCGATATTCAACCGTCGCCGGTTTCCGGGATGAGCACGGTGCTGACCGACAGCGGCGTCCTGTACGTTACCGACGATGGCAAGCACGTCATCCAGGGGCCGATGTACGACGTGAGCGGCACGCAGCCGGTCAACGTCACTAACCAGCTGCTGTTGGGTAAGCTGAACGCGCTGAGCAACGAGATGATCGTCTATAAAGCGCCGAAGGAGCAGCACGTCATTACCGTCTTCACCGATATCACCTGCGGCTACTGCCACAAGCTGCATGAGCAGATGAGCGATTACAACGCGCTGGGGATCACCGTGCGCTACCTGGCTTTCCCGCGCCAGGGACTGCAGAGCCAGGCGGAGCAGGACATGAAGGCCATCTGGTGCGCGAAAGATCGTAACAAAGCGCTGGATGACGCCATGAGCGGCAAAGGCGTGCAGCCGGCGAGCTGCAGCGTGGATATCGCCAAACATTACACCCTCGGCGTGCAGATGGGCGTCAACGGTACGCCGGCGATGGTCCTCAGCAACGGCATGGTGCTGCCGGGCTATCAGGGGCCGAAAGAGCTGAAGGCGTTCCTTGACGAGCATAAAAAACAGACAAGCGGTAACTGA
- the recJ gene encoding single-stranded-DNA-specific exonuclease RecJ produces MKQQIQLRRREAVDGVELPAGLPPLLQRLYASRGVRSAQELERSVKGMLPWTQLTGVEKAVEMLHDAFLKGLHIVVVGDFDADGATSTALSVLALRALGYNNVSYLVPNRFEDGYGLSPEVVDQAHARGAQMIMTVDNGISSHAGVDHAHALGIPVLVTDHHLPGDTLPAAEAIVNPNLRDCDFPSKSLAGVGVAFYLMLALRTFLRDKGWFEARGIAAPNLAELLDLVALGTVADVVPLDANNRILTWQGLSRIRAGKCRPGIKALLEISNRDPQKLAASDLGFALGPRLNAAGRLDDMSVGVALLLCDNIGEARVLANELDALNQTRKEIEQGMQAEALTLCQQLERSADTLPGGLAMYHPQWHQGVVGILASRIKERFHRPVIAFAPTGDGTLKGSGRSIQGLHMRDALERLDTLYPGLILKFGGHAMAAGLSLEEARFDEFQQRFGELVTEWLDPALLQGEVVSDGPLTAAEMSMEVAQMLRDAGPWGQMFPEPLFDGRFRLLQQRLVGERHLKVMVEPVDGGPLLDGIAFNVDTSIWPDNGVREVQLAYKLDINEFRGNRSLQLIIDHLWPN; encoded by the coding sequence GTGAAACAACAGATACAACTACGCCGCCGCGAGGCGGTTGACGGCGTCGAACTCCCCGCCGGCCTGCCGCCGCTACTGCAGCGGCTGTATGCCAGCCGGGGGGTGCGCAGCGCGCAGGAGCTGGAGCGCAGCGTCAAAGGCATGCTGCCGTGGACGCAGCTTACCGGCGTTGAAAAAGCGGTCGAGATGCTGCATGACGCGTTCCTGAAAGGATTGCATATTGTGGTGGTCGGCGATTTTGACGCCGATGGCGCCACCAGCACCGCGCTAAGCGTACTGGCCCTGCGCGCACTGGGATATAACAACGTCTCCTATCTGGTGCCGAACCGCTTTGAAGACGGCTACGGCTTAAGCCCGGAAGTGGTCGATCAGGCGCACGCTCGCGGCGCGCAGATGATCATGACCGTTGATAACGGCATTTCGTCACATGCCGGTGTCGATCACGCCCATGCGTTGGGCATTCCGGTGCTGGTGACCGATCACCACCTGCCGGGCGATACGCTGCCGGCGGCGGAGGCCATCGTTAATCCCAACCTGCGCGATTGCGACTTCCCGTCGAAATCACTGGCCGGGGTGGGGGTGGCGTTTTATCTGATGCTGGCGCTGCGCACTTTCCTGCGCGATAAAGGCTGGTTTGAGGCCCGCGGCATCGCTGCGCCAAACCTCGCCGAGCTGCTGGATCTGGTGGCGCTTGGCACCGTCGCGGACGTGGTACCGCTGGATGCTAACAACCGTATTCTCACCTGGCAGGGGTTAAGCCGCATTCGCGCCGGCAAATGTCGGCCCGGCATTAAGGCGCTACTGGAAATTTCCAACCGCGATCCGCAAAAGCTGGCGGCCAGCGACCTCGGTTTTGCCCTCGGGCCGCGCCTGAACGCGGCGGGACGGCTGGATGATATGTCGGTCGGCGTGGCGCTGCTGCTATGCGATAACATCGGCGAAGCGCGGGTGCTGGCCAACGAGCTCGACGCGCTCAACCAGACGCGCAAAGAGATTGAGCAGGGGATGCAGGCCGAAGCGCTAACGCTCTGTCAGCAGCTGGAGCGCAGCGCCGATACTCTGCCCGGCGGACTGGCGATGTACCATCCCCAGTGGCACCAGGGCGTCGTTGGCATTCTGGCATCACGCATTAAAGAGCGCTTCCATCGCCCGGTTATCGCTTTTGCGCCCACCGGCGACGGCACGCTGAAAGGCTCCGGTCGCTCCATTCAGGGGTTGCATATGCGCGATGCGCTGGAGCGCCTTGATACGCTTTATCCTGGGCTAATCCTGAAGTTCGGCGGCCACGCGATGGCGGCGGGGCTTTCGCTGGAAGAGGCGCGTTTTGACGAGTTTCAACAGCGCTTCGGCGAGCTGGTGACCGAATGGCTGGATCCCGCATTATTGCAGGGCGAAGTGGTCTCCGACGGCCCGCTGACGGCGGCGGAGATGAGCATGGAAGTGGCGCAGATGCTGCGCGATGCCGGGCCATGGGGGCAGATGTTCCCGGAACCGCTGTTTGACGGTCGCTTCCGCCTGCTGCAGCAGCGGCTGGTGGGCGAGCGCCACCTGAAGGTGATGGTCGAGCCGGTTGACGGCGGCCCGCTGCTGGACGGTATCGCCTTCAACGTTGATACTTCCATCTGGCCCGACAACGGCGTGCGTGAAGTCCAGTTAGCCTACAAGCTCGACATCAACGAGTTCCGCGGCAACCGCAGCCTGCAGCTGATCATCGATCACCTCTGGCCAAATTGA